The DNA segment TTTCAAGTTACGTTTCTGGAAAACCAGGTGTAACTTGCGTGCCAATTGAGGGCCTACTGTATATAGGAGTAATACCTGTATACAGATAAGATGATACATGTCTCAacaccctccccctcctccacagccaaGCACCCCCCAGTTCAAACTCAatccccctgccttcctccagaaCTGGGCACCCCTACTCTACCCCAATCACCCTCTGCTCCTCACAGCCAGAATCCTCCAGCTTCCCTGCTCTAACTCActgtcctccctctcccccagagccaggcatcccccagcTCTAACCTATCCTAAATTTAAgctttcagtcttaggcacaCATATATGCAGACACTTCTTTAGGACATAGAAATCAAATCActgcctctttaaaaaaaaaggtggggggtgatttattaataaaacacaCGTGATGATGCATACTTGGGTGGtaagtgttacagagcaactaaaaagttggggggggtgggagatTAAGGCACAgataattacttccctgggattcagtttaaagaTTACAATGTACAGGcaatacatcagccagcctgagaagtcctgcaccaaacccaaaataaaaaaaaaactgattgcgtctgactaaacatttcctttccactTACATATGTGGATGCCCAGGTTTCTTTGAGGTCtagatatttactgaattctttAAGCCTCTTTAGGCTTAAACACCTGTCTTCTTCTTGCTCTCCTTGGACCATACAAATGAAAAAACTCAGCAGGCAACTGCTCCAATTAAAAAAATCCACCtttcttcccattggcttacctgccTGCTTGCCAGCAAAAACGctactctctctgggtttaaccctttgcagGCATTCATTCACAAACCCACCTTCCATATTACACagcgacagagagatagccacgttaacctgtattctatcaaaacaaaaaagcagtcatgtactgctttaaaaactaacaaaataatttattaggtgatgagctttcatgggacagaccctccaTATTACAGACAGTGATGGAAGGTATGTCCACACTGCCTGTAATTTCTTTCTGGAGGTCTAGGAGAAACATACTTAATATACATGTACACTTTAACATTACAATGGTCTACATGAAGAACCAACAAAATGCTCCCACATTTGCAGAGTACAATGCCTGATAAACAGGAAGAGTTCTCAGCAGTTGAGTCTGGAAACCCCTCTTGGGAGAGTGCATCAGTCACTTTGTTAGAAGCTCCTGAAATGTGTTACAAGTCAAAGTTTTGGAGAGCCAAAGCCCATAGAAGGAGTTTCTTGTTAGGCTCTTCGACTGCATGAAGCCACTTCAGCATCGACTGGTCAGTGTGTAGATAAAAGCACCGCCACCATGCATATGGTCATAGCTTCTCTAAGCTTTTcaaggggaaggaaggggtatggagtaagagtggggggctggaggggtctgGGGGATGGCATAaatttagagcagggggtggaagcttgggctgcaggggggggggTCAAGCCATCTGGAGGCAAGAGGGGATACGGGGGGCGGGGATTATGCCACCTGGAGACAAGAGGGGATGCAGACTGGGGCTGTAGGATGGGACgcagtttggggcttgaattTCACCACCCTTTTTTCCTACAACTGGCACTGGCTTTTATCTGTGACCTAACATGACATTCCTTTGTAAATTAGACTGCACATACCAGCCTCTAGCTATACCAGTTTCAGGGGTTCCTCTTAACTTCTACACCTCTCTTCTGTACCCCTTGCCAACTGACACCACAAGATTCCTGGGTCACAGGAGGTTAAGAGTCCACACTTCTCGAGCTCCAGCAGGTTAACTCTCACTAACGTCACACCCAGGAAGGGCCCTGATGTCCACTTTCCCAAGCTGGGCTCTGGCAGGCCAAATAAAATGATCTTGAGGCTGGAGGTGGTCCCCTGGGCTCAGCCGCTGTCCCCCATCTTTCAGGGTTTCTATAAAGAGGAATTTTACACGAGTTTGGGGAAATGGTTTAAACCATGTTCTAGACTAGAGGAGAGGTGGCCCAGGAGCGAAGAGCGAGGCAGGGAAAATCCATCACTCACGAATAGAGAACAAACAGATAAACGGGAGATTTCCTTTCCTCAGCTCTCTGATACCGTGAGTGAAGGGCAGGGCCCTCCCCAGGGAACCCCAGacgaactgggcagctgcctctcaggGCTATCAGgaacaggcccaggcccaggcccaggctgaGCGCAGCCAAAGGACCAGACCCTCCAGAGCTactaccccgccccccgccgccgccgccgccgccttctCCGCTCAGAGccgcgcccgcgcccgcgccAGCCGCAAAGTTCACGAGCGACAAGGGGGGGGGCAGAGTTCACCTCCCccctcccgctcccgctcccgctcccccgCCCCAACGCAGCTGAGACCCAGTCGAGGCTTTCATCAGCCTCAGGGCCGCCTCACTCTCTCTCCGTCACTCAGCTGCCGCCTAGACACACAGCCTGGGATCCGGGCGCAAACGTGCTTCCACCCGGACGGGGGGGTGGGGCGAACTGACGTCTCGCGAGGTCTCACGCCGGGCTGCGGGGGGATTTGCGCTGCATTGTGGGAGTTCCTTCCTTTCTTGTTGCCCGGCCATCTTGGAGGCGCGTCTCGGGTGAGCGGGGCTCCgtcgggccgggctgggccggggggctgTGGGCCGTGGGCCGGCCGGCGCGAGGCGGTAACCCTTTCCCTTGTGTTTCAGCTACCGCCGGACCCGACGCGAGGCAGCAACATGGTGGCCGCGAAGAAAACGGTGAGTGAGCGGGGCCGGCCTGGCGCTCACgtggctgcagctggagactGCGGGGTGGCCGCCTGGTTGGTGGCCCGCTCTCCCGAGGTTGCTGTTGAGCTCTGGGCGGAGGCGGCGGGCCCAGCGGAGCACCCCGTgactgggaggggggtggggtgagtgggTTGTCCCGGGGTCGCTTGGGGAGGCTTCTCGCTGGGCTCCTTTGGTTCCTAGGAGGGCCTTGCTCCTGGTGCTGGCCGGTCTcgtcctgctctgagccccttgTAGCATCCGGTCTTGTTACCGCTGTCAGCTGCCCGTTCCCTCGCGTGTCGTATTCTCCTCTAGAGGCTTTGCTGACTCGTCATAGGCGGTCAGGAGGGATTATTGCCCAGTTGGTCCTGAAGGAAATTTGGAGTGGGGCTTCAGTATGTTCAGTCTTGTCTTCGCATTGCATTCGTTTCTGGACCTTGGAACATAGGGGTATCGTGCTCTAAAATGTCCTTAGTGCACATTGTAATGGCAGCTTTAATGTGAAATGctggtaggtaggcatccttcagtctgcatagactgtgggtcgcgccctttaaagtttcaattgaggacatcatttgcagcatctattgtgactataaagacccacacgagagtgacagtccttgctgcatctcttgcagatgtagtgggtgtctggcaagtccttattgtgctttctgtgcgctcgcttctcctctgctagccgtctgatcttcatctcgcccttctgaaggcccttgtgtaacccctgcctccatctgctgcggtcatctgctagttcttcccaactgtccagctcgatgtctacctctctgaggtctctcttgcagacatctttgtaacgcagctgggggcatccgggaggtcttttgccagaggctagctcaccatacaggatgtcttttggagtccttccatcattcatcctgtggacgtggccaagccagcggagtcgacgctgcctgaggagggtgtgcatggttgggattccagcttgctcgaggacggctgtgttggtcactctgtccttccatggtattccaaggatgcgcctgaggcagcgcaagtggaagacgttcagcctcttttcctggcgggcatacagggtccaagtttcactgccataaaggagggtgctgaggatgcaggctctgtagacttgcattttggtgggaGTGTACatcttgttgttgttccacactctcttgctgagtctggacagagttgtggccgcttttccgatcctcctgtttagctcagtgtccaacgacagggtgtcagtgatggtggacctgaggtaaatggactcgtggacgacctctaacgtgcTGCAAACCATGACAAAAAATCACTAAGCATCCTTTTGATAGCAATTGGTGTCATCGTGATATTTTATGACACATATACAGTAAAGTCTTCCATAACCAGCATTATGTTATCTAGCACTTTcacataaccagcattttaaccatcagtaaattttagttacgttttccacaaGTGCACTTTAATGAAgggaaatataaataaatacagtataaatttacagtgtgcaatactgttgttgttggtaaagtactctgcatgcatttttgttaacatctatttttgtttttcttcagtggtcTGCATTGCTATGTATACCCCTCTAtgattcagaatatttgaatatctggccacCTCCCTGGCCTGTTAcagctggatatgaaagtgtttactatACATAGCATGGGGCCTTAAGTTTAGGTTAGTTTTATGTAGGGTAACTCAATGCGTCTAAATCtagatttgttttgcaaaacTGAAAAAGGATTTATAGGGatgcaaaaatattttggtgCTAAGAAGGATAGAGGCATACTAGCAGTTGGGGCAAAACATAATTTATAtagtagctttttaaaaaataactttttttctctAAGACATAGAtaaacttattttgaagttggaggaATGTTGTGTGGTGcgtcaaaacaaaaataaacgtTTACAAGGTTTTTCCTAACTTGGCTCTCTAGACCTGAGCTACTTTATCTTTAAATGGTAGAAAGTTTAATTACTTGTATTTAtttaaagtgctttacaaattgTCTATTCTCTGTGTTAGTTTGACTTACTCTATGTAATTGAACTCTGTTACAGAAAAAGTCACTAGAGTCCATAAACTCAAGGCTTCAACTGGTTATGAAAAGTGGTAAATACGTGCTAGGCTACAAACAGACTCTGAAAATGATCCGACAGGGCAAAGCCAAGTTGGTCATCTTAGCCAACAATTGTCCTGCTTTGAGGTAGGTAGAATTATATTGAAAACTTGAACTCCTAAAAGTTGTATGGTTTTTGAATGTATAGTTATCCACAGCAGCTTATGTTTTCACAGTGAGTATTTTTAGTACAGTGCACCAAACTGTTCTGGTTTTACGATCTCTGGTTCAAGTTTCATGTGCAGAGCATGCACAGTTGTCTGTAAAAAGTGTTGGTAATTTATATTGCTTATCTTCTGTATAGCAAAGTAAGCTTATATTAAAAACTTTCTATACCTAGTATTGCTCAACTAGTGAcaaggaagggagaaaaagggaGCCGGAGGTCTTAAATGACTCTTCCCTTCTCCCACATTTTGAAGTCTCCAGCTATGTGGGCTGGACCTTGTTTGTGATCAGAGAGGGTTTGGTGGCATTCTAAAGACGTAGAAATTGCAAGATGCAGAAAAGGTATCCAGATCCTGTGTAGTggctagaccagtgtttcccaaactgtgttctgtagGATGCAAattggtgttccatgaaaaaattttcatgctagcaatatttttctttctaaaataagcAGTCGTGCATCAAAAATACTAAGTTATTTGAAGAGTATTCAGACTGTAGAGATATTAAAAtgtaacacattcataatagtatagttttATATAACTTGTGTGGAGACAGGGGAGGAAAGCACTCTTCCCATTAATAAAAaggttactttttatttttagtagtttttTGTGAAAACACACTTATTTACAGTTTTTTCCATAactaatttattttgcatttttcataaatgtttttaagctttaaggaaggacagtccttttatgaacagtatttttctttctatttttgtacaaaagaatgacactagccatccttctttcagctgttatattgattTGCTTTCAGTTTGTGCTTGGTTTAAAACTTAATTGTCgggttgctaactgtcctatCAGGATATCAATTGTccattcagatgattttttttttctcttgctgtttttttctttgtaaaataagacatctgaAAAACTACTAAATCAACTTTTGACTGTTACGtgtggcaattttttttggtATGGAAACACGCTTTTCCCCCAGACCAGCATGTGTATGTTCCCTCATTATATTTCAAGCCCCAACATGTTTCGTGGCCACATTAGTTTTGTCTAGCCCAGTGTTCCCCAATCTGTGAAGCTATTGTGGGGTGAGGACAGGCTGATGTGGCTCTGTCCCTCATTTAGATTGCTGCAGGGGACTAATGGTGGCAGGCAAAACCTGTAGTTCAGAGGCCGGGTAAAAAAGtggctgactgactgactgaaagGGCTGGATACAATGCACTGCAGTGCCACTGTTGCCAACAGAATCTGTTTCCTGGTTCTTTGCTCAAAATCTGGCCACCGCTCTTCCTCAGCCTTCCTGAGCTCAGTTTCCAATTACTATCCCATCAAGCAGTCTTGATCACTCTCCCTTTCATCAGTATTTATTTGCATCTTCTGTCAGCCCTCTACCAAGGAGCCTCCCTGGTATTTGAACAGCCCCTGTAGCCTGCTGAAAAGACATCTGCACTAGCCTGAGCTGCCAAACCCTGTTCCTGACCAGCCAAATTAGACTCTGGCATGAAGAAATGCAGGGGAAGGGTTAAATCTTATGAGGACCCCTCTCAGCAggggtggtcaggtaagccaatggaatGAAAGGACTTTTTTGATCAGAGGGCATTTGCAGTTTGAGGAGtctgtggctgatgcagagggggAAGAGAGATAATTGTTCCCAGGCTTTtgaaatgaatccagtaaatatcctgaccatcacAAAATCAGCCAGAGATATGTAAGTACAAGGGAAATGTggtagatgtgatcaggttatggttattttggacTTGGTGTGAGAGACCcttcagactgcaattgttctcagttcataAAAGTTTCTCTTCTTCCCACCTTCTGAGAGTTGTCTGTAACGGTTAACCCTTGCCCTGCTTTTCTTCATGACCGTCTCCTATCCCAAAGCTGGGATTGGAAAATGGGAATCCCTTTGGGAAAATAAAGTATACTGAGGGGGTGGCCACCATAAGTGGAGGAATAAAATTAACTTTGCTGCCCAATCTAAACCTATGGAAGTGTAAGTAAGTTTCAAACTGGTCTGTCCCAGTGTTCAGTTTTCTGATACACAGGTTTTAATTTTCAGAAAATCAGAGATTGAGTACTATGCTATGCTGGCAAAGACTGGTGTGCACCACTACAGCGGCAACAATATTGAATTGGGTACAGCATGTGGAAAATACTACAGAGTGTGCACGCTGGCTATCATTGATCCAGGTATGTGTATCTCTACTTTGAGAGCAGAGTGACCCACAGCCCCATCACTGGTCATCCTGCTGCTTTTGTGTATGACTcaccacagaacagtcactggaTTTTCCATTCTGTTTAAAACCAGGATCCAGGGCATGAACTGCACTTCCCATGACATGAAACTTTTAAGTAAAATTCATGTTCTTGACACAATGGTTAAGGCTACACtagtgaattttgttgacaacactggaacatccacacatgcaatgtgttttgtcaacaatatgtcaacagaagtcggcatttctgctgacaaccttctgcatctctcagatgaggaagatcaccttaaggctgtgtggatgcttggaGGGCTTTTCTCGGCAGACAGATGTccaggacactgagcagccctgtgtgctgtacttctggatgcctgttttgtcaagagagcagctgggtgttcttccagttggcttttgtgtggccatgttctgtcaacataagttttgttggtaatgtcttccaacagtaacttctttcagcggatcactgtagtgtaactgtagcctgcaTGTTTTCTTTATTGAGCTTACTTTAATCCAGCAacctgtgtttttttgttttttctttctcctccaccAGATATGGGGGTCTTTAGAAGACTTGACAGTTGGtagtaattttgttttaaaattggcCAGTTAACATGGGCAGGGaatttttcccccccttttgGTCTGGGACCACACCAgtggaaaaacaaaagaacaaaaaacaaaaaaaaaaaactccaccaAACCTCATTTCCCCTCactcaccagccccagagcctaaaTGGGTCAGTGCTGGTATAGTTTGTGGGCTTGCTATGCTCTGAGTGAGCCAAAACTGACAGGGTTCAATGTGGGAGTGGGCTGCCAAGAAGCAGgcttgaggtgtggggtctgggagggagggtgcaggagcaggttggggggTGGGTATGGGCAGAATCAGGGAAATAAGTGCCAGAGGGGTGGTACTTGGCACCAGTCCTCAGAGGCACAGATGCCTTAGTATCTGTGCCTTGCTGCTTCCAGCCTCTGGCCCCCTGCTTGTCTGGTTGGCTGCAATTGTTGCCAGCCAGAACAGCATGTGCAaagcttccaggcagctcctctTAGTGCTACTGTTCTCCCACAGCtgacagggggtggggaagcagcagtgtTATAGAGCAGATTCTTCCCTATATCAGccagagcctgtgggctggatctggaccACAATCcctaggttccccatccctgttttttaaATAGTATACATCTGAGCGTTGTCTTTATCCCCCAACTATTTGTGTGTCAAGTATATTGAGTCTTTTAATGTGGTAGAATTTGCAGAAGCCAAGTGTACAGATTTGTAAGTGGAAGCTATTGATCATTGTGGAATGGCAAACTTGAAATAGCTTCCAGGCTTAATAAAATAATACACAGCTAACTTGTCCTCTACTTGTAAATGAATTTTGCTATCGCCCCATCCTGAGATTTCAGTATGTCTTTCTTTCATTTGCAGGTGATTCTGACATCATTAGAAGCATGCCAGAGCAGACCagtgagaagtgaaaaaaaaaaaaaaaatgctgtcagAATTTCTATAATAAAACTGGTTACAgacttgttttaaaacattgtacTTTGTATCAATTATATCGTTACAAACTTGGGGCACAATTTTGctgtgcttccttttgttttagaATTTTTTTACAAGTCTTTTGATTTGAATAGGGCAAGTAGAATGAATGAGTCCATGAAAatcctgatggtttgatttttgttttgaggggTTAATTCAAAAGGCGTAGAACTTAAAAAAGCCTACAAAAATCAGTTTCATCTGAAGTATGTAAGTGGAAGACTTGTTCAAATAGATGCAAAAGGATAAAGCTTATTTGAATTAACACAGATTCTTTTGTTAAAGATCCAAAGAAGAGAGAAGATTGTGTTTTTATTCCAAGGGCATATTGGAATTATTTGTGAGGTATAACGTAGGCACAACATCTTTTATTAAATCCAAAGGCTTAATGGGTATTCATAAAATTGCTCTAAATGTGCCTAAAAACTCTAAATAATCCACAATTTACTACAGCTATAAGTTTGAGCATTTTCTCCCTGTAACTTATGAACGGTCTGGGTACCCTTGGTTTTAACCCTGTATTGTTTGGTTGGCTTCAACTGGATTTGATAGGTATTAGCAAAGAATCATTGAAGTTTTTTACTTATGTTTTATCGAACAAGTGGTGTTATTACCAATTATCAAATCTTAGCAAAGGCCAGTTGAAGGAGTTTCATGTATAGCCCAATATTTACTGCATCTGGTATCCAGTTCTCTGTTTGTATTTCTTTGCTTTCGCCCAAAGCTTAAGTGACATGACATTGGTATTTGGGATGGT comes from the Carettochelys insculpta isolate YL-2023 chromosome 2, ASM3395843v1, whole genome shotgun sequence genome and includes:
- the RPL30 gene encoding large ribosomal subunit protein eL30, whose protein sequence is MVAAKKTKKSLESINSRLQLVMKSGKYVLGYKQTLKMIRQGKAKLVILANNCPALRKSEIEYYAMLAKTGVHHYSGNNIELGTACGKYYRVCTLAIIDPGDSDIIRSMPEQTSEK